The nucleotide sequence GCGTCGCCCTCGTGGAAAATGAGGACGAGCTGCTCGAGCAGAAAGCAGAAGGCGCGCTCGGAATCGGTATCCCCGTCGAGCGCCGAGACGCGGGGGTGGCAGCAGCCGTCCGGTTGCAGCAGCGTCGTCACCTTGCCGTTGTGGGCGAACATCCAGGAGCGGCCGCAGCAGTCGCGCACGAACGGATGCGTATTCGCGAGCGTACGGGTCGTCCGTGGGTTGGCCTTGCGCACATGAGCGAGGACGAGGCCGGACCGCACGCTCTCCGCGAGCCTGCCGAAGCGTGCGCTTCGCGCGGCCGGTTCGGGCGCCTTCTCGACGACGAGACGTCCTGCATCCAGGAAACCAATGCCCCAGCCGTCGGGATTATCTGCGGTCCCCCCGCCGTGCCGCCCGAACTCGAGAAGCAGCTTCCCGACCCGCGCCGGCGTCGCGCTGCTGATGCCGAGTAGCTCACACATCTTTCGTGTCTTGACCCACCTGGGGATGCGCCCTCTGGTTCACGTCGTGCACCAAGCCGATGCAAGTACCGGCCTTGCCACGCCAGTCACGCCACGTCGATCTCCAGCGCCGCCGTCTCGATCAGCCGGCACCAGCCCTCGTTCTTGCCATGCTGCTCCGGCAGGCTTTCCCAGATTGCGAGCGCCCGTTCCATCCGTTGCTGAAGCGTGAGGAGCTCCGCGATCTTGGCGCGGTTGTCCTCGATGCGCGCCTTGAGGATCGCGCGCACCTGGTGACACGGGGACTTCCCCTCGCTGCTGAGCTTCAGGAACCCACGGATTTCCTCGAGCGTATAACCCAGCCGTTGCGCCTGGCGGATGAACCGCAGTCGCCCCACGTCACGCAACGAAAAGAGCTTGTAACCGTTGTCCGGGTGGCGTGCCGGCTCGAGCAGTTGGATGCGGGCGTAGTAGCGGATGACGTGCGGCGAGACGCTGCCGCGCTTGGAAAGCTGGCTCACGGTGAGCATTCTTATGTACCTCCGTGCTGACTGCCTGAACCGACCCCGCAGCGGCGGGGACCGCGAGTAAACGTAGGGATGCGCGCGCTCGCCGCGCACGAAATCCCGGGACAGTCAGCTAGTTCAGGAGGTGCCCGAAACGCAGGTAGAGGGGTGAACGCGGCGGGAACGGCGGTGCGCTCGACCACGAGAGCGGGGAGACGAGCGGCATGGCGAGAAGGCCGACGAAGAACGCGAGCAGGAGCGCCGCCTGGAAAATGGGAGAGGAGCCCGTGGGGAGCGCCTGCGACTCGTGGTCGAGCGCCGTGGCGCAGAGCGCATGGCCGCTCGCCTGCGCGTGGTCATGGCTGTCGCCCGCCGCCCCGCCGTCCGCATGCTCAGCCGCGCCCGAAAAGATGCTCGTCACCCCCTCGCAGCACGGCGAAAGCGCGCCCGCGACGGCCAGGACGAGCCAAGCAACGAGCAGCCTCGCCGCGAGCGACCACGGCCCGCGGCGCAGTCTCTTGTGCAAGCGTTGGATGGACATCTTCGCTACAGTCAGGCTGCTCCCGCCATAAGTAGGTGTCAGGTTACGAGGCGACCCGAGGTCGAACCTTGATCGCGGTCAAAAAAATCTGAATCCCCGGCCCGTTCCTGATGCTCCAGATCCTGGGAACGAAAACGACGGGAAAACCTAGAAAGCAATGGCTCAATATAGGTTCCAGGCACAGCTGCACAGCGACCTCAGCTCGCCCTAGGGGTCTCCCGCGCTCGACGCACCGATCGCATCCAGCTAGGCTCTCGGTTCAGCTTCGTTGGCCCAGCGTAGGTGACTGACAGTCTGGCCAGCGGATGGCTCCGATGGCGACGGAGACGACCGCGGAAGGAGGGGATGTGACAGCGACGACCGAAAACGACCTGCGGGACATGACGAACCGGGCTATGGAGGAAGCGCTCGCGAAGCTACGGCGCCTCCTCGATGCCGCAGCTGCGAGCGCCAGCGAGACCGGGTCGCCCGTCGTACTCGATGACCATCTTCAAGGCGAACTCGAGTACGTGGTCAAACAGGCCGTCGCAATCGGGGTAAGCTTGGCGACGGAAGCCCGGGCGGTAAGCGTGGCTCCAACCAAGCTGACTGGACTGCCGCACTGAGGTGCGCACGCGCCCCTCGACTCGATCCCGCCAGCGACGTTTCGCCACTCCCGACACTCGGGGGCCCCACGGTCCCCTCCTAGCCGCGCCTTTGATTGCCGTGAGGTGACACTTATAATTCCCACGGCCTCGTCATGGAATCCTGGGTGCGGATTTGAAGTTCCGCGTCGTCGTACACGCGGCGGAGGTCGGGGGCTACTGGGCGGAGATCCCGGCGTTTCCCGGCTTGGTCGCCGTCGGCGCCAGCTTGGACGAGATCAAGGAGAACGCGCGCCAAGCAGTGGTGAGCCAGGTGCTCAGGAGTGAATGAGCTGATTATCGGGCTGCGCGATCCCACACTGCAGATTCTCGAGATTGAGCTGTGACACGCCGGTTCTTCGTGCAAGCCCCGCTCTCGCCTGCGTCCGGATCCTGGCCCGGAAGCGCTCTCTCGCCGCCTACAGGTGCAGGACCGCGCCACATGGCGATGTCTTGCACCGCCGCCGGA is from Sulfurifustis variabilis and encodes:
- a CDS encoding type II toxin-antitoxin system HicB family antitoxin; protein product: MKFRVVVHAAEVGGYWAEIPAFPGLVAVGASLDEIKENARQAVVSQVLRSE
- a CDS encoding MerR family DNA-binding protein, with amino-acid sequence MLTVSQLSKRGSVSPHVIRYYARIQLLEPARHPDNGYKLFSLRDVGRLRFIRQAQRLGYTLEEIRGFLKLSSEGKSPCHQVRAILKARIEDNRAKIAELLTLQQRMERALAIWESLPEQHGKNEGWCRLIETAALEIDVA
- a CDS encoding class II glutamine amidotransferase; translated protein: MCELLGISSATPARVGKLLLEFGRHGGGTADNPDGWGIGFLDAGRLVVEKAPEPAARSARFGRLAESVRSGLVLAHVRKANPRTTRTLANTHPFVRDCCGRSWMFAHNGKVTTLLQPDGCCHPRVSALDGDTDSERAFCFLLEQLVLIFHEGDAQREAWLREVAALSGLIASHGRFNFLLSDGALLIEYGHDRLHVRSEGVDGSSRTVVVTELLDKGPWESFKPGELRVFHAGKELLRLT